TCATCATAAACTTGGCTTTAAAACGTCATACAACAAGACCCAAACAAAGAAGCGCTGAACGCAAAATAGGTTAGTAACCTGTGGTGAGTAAACATGTTCAGCTCAGCATTGGccatctaacgttagcttgcttgTTGCTTCAGCTACGACCTTCGGGAGGTTTACTCTGACTGTCGTTCGTTATGAGAAGATGAATGAGCGTTTGGTTACTTTCCAAACTTGTGGTAGTCAATTAATGTAGGCTAATCATTTACGTGTAACGTTATAACTAAATAAACTGTAACATGATCAACAGCTAATCTGTAATAATTAACGTGATGGCAGCCTGCGGGAAGTAAATGATTAAGGGTTAATCAATAATGAGGAAAGACCAAAACAATAATTGTTCATACAGAAGTTGATTGTTCACCATACTGAGGACAAACATCCATCTCTCCCCCCTGTACCTGTTTTTATCTGTTAACAGGAGcatatcccagcatgcactgcgTGAAAGGCAGAAACAGATTGACCTGCCCATGTTTGGCGTGCTGACATTTTCAGGAAAAagagaacaacaacaaatgtttgGCATAACATTTATTCAGTGTAATGGATTTAAATCTGAAACTGCTTCTAGATAGAAAGATACCACTCAACCATCAGCTGTATAAGTACATATAGAAACAGACTCTGGAACATTCTGCTGAGAACAAGTGATGCACCGCCCTCTGCTGGCCAATCAGGAGCAAcacaataaaatgtcatagaaACAGGAAATATAAGCACTGCGGCTCTTAAAAGGGAGAAGAAAAGCTAACTGCAGGTATACGTTTAATCTGAGTGTCGGTttttcagacacaaacaaacagcttTGAAAAATTGTGAAGTAGAAGTCTTCATAGTTGATATTTATAAGCCAGTTGATATTATCAGGCAGAGTCTGACTGCTGTGTTTAAacagatggctgtgtctcaaatcgcgcacttctgtactaaatactaactatttgagtacatagtgcgttcacattgtcgaagtacggtcaaatgcagtgtacttaaaatacccggatggtgcactcaaaccggtcacagagggcgtttctcaataccaagtacgcaaagaacggacttgtgttcttggggagaccgtacttgcaggttgtacctggaagactgaactcgcaagttcagaagcacacaaaacgctgttgacagttttgagacgaagcgttctccCTGTttttgcgcaacacccccagcaaagagggcgctttactttgatgtgtgtattcataataaagcatggacgGTCACCTTTCACACCGCCTTTGTTTTGttacgttttcatttaaagtgctattaagtatcacgggccaataactttataaataacgacacaacggcgggaaaaaaatccttgtaacattgttcgggattcaattttaattgaaagcagaacagaaacgttaaaataggtattaaaattatagatggactgggtaaagttagccACTGCCGTCGGTTTACGTtaccgagaagcagaagaggagcctgagagggaggagagccaggatgaggaggacagatatatataacaacagcggtaaaaattgtttaaaatatcttacaattgtggacctggctttgctgcaggggtctgtctaaatgtggggccagaggggtctgtctaaatgtgggacCAGAGGGGGCTGTGAGCTGCttgactgaccggctcgcgagagtcattcccggctggcgAGCTTGCTAtgcccgccggggtttgcggagctttccaactccgaaggcttttttaattcaccatcaattttcgttgaacggCCTATACTCAAAATCTTcacagctgatttctcgccttaaaacatcttaaaaatgaatgtattgatttaataatagacgtaaattgtgaaaatatgtgtaccggaaaccataagcgctttacacccgaattgaatgctgggatacctgcccggccaagttcacacaagttaccatccgatgtatcctcggtaaaatgggcgtgtcgagatcacatccggggattttaactgttcttggcaaaatgctaacttgtgtattgggtcagtactttggccaccaaacatgacgtttcacaagaacacaaggacacaagtccatagaagaacacatattgagaaacgcccagaGTTAAGTGTAGATTGAtgcacactttccacactcaacggtcgccatcttggctacgtagcggaaggggcggagctaacaaccgttgaaaaactagATAGCGGCGGCCGAtgacgcgatagcgagaccgacggagcaatacaaagttgaacgtgagtgtTTTTGCTAAACATATaagccacttgtaaatgtatacttggttaattttacagtagataatacatttttgtaccacgaattataacgtttattagtaccgtaatttgacgtgctagcaagccaaccttagctagctaacagcggcagtttaaccatattggcaaataagttataagctaacgttacatgtgttgtagtatactgttgtttgtcctgtttatactgcctccacctgatgtagatcctgtataacccgtctcttcagggacaaacgaggagtagagggccgtcatttaggggcgacgatggccatcagaccgtagaaggatctcCTGGAGAGTCTGctcccccctcatgtccccATCCCctacggcctggggggagcctgcagaactacaagcacatttttaaataaaattatattaaaagtatttaactttgttatcttttgtattacacgttgcatgactgtagcaaacatataatgaatataaaggaatgggtccatttaaatgtcaattctgttacctctgctttcactattgtattgtcactgtatgaagaccatttagaacaaaaatacaagttatataaaagatgtaatgatggtttgtctattaggtaagttgtaaggggtaatgcATCATAACAACAGTATTATCTATGGGCAACAaggatgtcctcatgaaaccgttgagcattaaaatgaaaagtaacgtaatgaatatttactttacttattttttagagcagaaacataagtatatacataaaaagagtggactgcaaagaataggtataattaatgaattaagagtgcagtaagaACGTATaatacgatacagttgtgtgtatggttttcagctaatgggggggggggggggggggtgacatgacggcggtgtcgcagtcatcctggcgtgacacggagcaaatatatcacattttgttttttgttaaaatatcaaaaacaaagcaggaattatttttcgcgaaaacaatagcagactggaatgctctccctggtgaaattcccaattgtacagaagaagaagggatgaaatgtgatcgtcatttccggtaagttcACATGgtagtgcgcgatttgagacaacactcctatCAAAATTTACAAGATAGTATGCAAGATgcaagatagtacgtagtgcacaaagtgtacttctgtaagtgcactaagggaagtgcgtgCTTTGAGACACAGCCTTTAAAGCCTTCATTACGCAGATCCATTGTTTTTTCTCATCACAGCTCACTGATTTCCATTTATACTTCTGGACAGACATTACACACTGACTGTCagtagcaggaggaggaggaggctgtgGTGTCCAGTAGCTGAGGGAAGAACATGATGTTTAGATCAAGGCTGATAGATTTTAGGATTCAGAGTGTTTAGGAATGTGTCTCTTACCTTTCAGTCAGATTCCTACCATCAATCCACTTCCAtctccctccttcagctctcAGACCAAACCAGTATCCAGCAGTTCCTGAACTACCCTTGCTGTAGTAATTGAGTGCAACCTGACAAGAGAGAAACAGTTATCAGATATTTAAACactataattaaataattacacTGTTATCTACAGACTCAGTGTTCTAACCTGGAGAAAATACATTTCAACTTAATAATATGTTTCAAATTTCATCTAACACATGGGGAGGACATTAAAAGAGCAATACACAGTTATGAATACACAATGGTACTTGTAGAGGATATGTGTAGTAAGTAGTCTGGCAAAGCTGTTTTATATTTACAGGTCTGACTTTGTTCGGGTTTTCTATAACCAGTGTGGAGCATGaaagcacgggggggggggggggggggggtgaattaGCAAGCTAGCCGACGCTAAGGAAGTAAATCTTTTCATTGGATTTTGAAATATAAAAGCTGTTGAATTTCTAGAACTGAATATATTAATGCATTTCAATTATTTCACATGCAATTTTTGGCGTAATGACATCACtggtcagcacacacacacgtcattaTTATTCATAAGTATTTTATAAGAGACGTATCTCTCCCACTCATCTGACTGCTTCTCTGAATCTAGAATCGATTGCTTTTCCTTGGGTTCCCCGATGTTAACGCTGGATTTTAAACatcccattttgcagctgaATTTGGCATTTTGAAGAATCCCACGATTAATGTAAAGATAGAAAACCAAAcagtggaccaaaccactgtgagccagtggaccaaaccactgtgagACGAGGGAGGAGGGACTCCAAATGTTTCTGAACCTAAAACCCATTTGTTGTCCTGTTTGTTTGCATTCGTGTTATTTTACTACTTACACAATTTAAAGTATTTAGTTATCTATCATACACAGCGTggttttaaagacatttttttagaGTGGGATAACCCCAATTTCTCCCCAATTTCCATATATGTGTGTCATGAAAATAACCAGTTTTCTCATTACCTGATCCTCTTGACTATTTCCAACAAACAAATCTGAACCCTTTCCTCTGCAGTCTTGTCGAGCTTCTTCCCAGGTTTTCTGATCAGGAGGAGCAGCGTTATTATACACATAGCAGTTAGACATGTAGAGAAACCAGCCATTCTGACAAGCTGCACACTGTCTCCCTGAAACAACACAGACCAACCAATAAACAACATTACTGCATTatgatattaatattattggACCTAATTAATAGGATCTGAACATACCTTTATCTTTGGGGCAGTAGGCATCAATGCTCCACTGAGCTCGACTGAGGTTGAGTTTATTCCAGTTTGTCTCCAGGTCTTGTATTTGTTCTGTTAAGTTGTTCCTCTGGGTCTCCAGCTGCTGGTTTTGTGTCTCCAGCTGCTGGTTTCGTGTTGTCAGGTTCTGGACGTCTGCAGTCAGGTTTGTGATCTTGCTTTCTAAGACAGTACCAActgcaaaatgaaaatgttcctCTTATTCCTAGTGCTCATACAATTTTCagtgttttagtcatgcaacttGTTTACATTATAAAAACAGACTTCCATCCATTACAGGATGGACTCATGTGTTCCAAATCTATTTTATAAACAGTTAGCTAGTCTATGATCACTGAAACTGGGTTTTCTTTCTCTGATCATTCCTCCAGTTTACTCTTCTGCTGCAGAAATCTTGTCTGGGAAAACAGAGTGAACAAAAACTTCTCTAACTCAGACTTCTGAAGCTTCATGTTAGCTTCTGATAAACCTTTGAATACATATTTGCACAGAGCAAGTATGAAGAGATTACAGCAAGGAAACTGTTTCTATTTACACATGGGCAATGTGAACCTGTCCTTTAAATAAGGACTACCACCAACAAGCTAAGACAGTGGTACTCACAGTAGATACGAAGGCCCATGATGACTAACAGTATCAGCCAACACACTGCTATCAGTGGAGAAGAccgagagaagaagagagacctCTGGTCTGAGAGAAGAAGAACTCAGTGGAGTTAATGATGTTATTGATGATGAATACATTTGAAGTCTTACAGAACAAAAAGAGCTGAGTTTTTTAACAATCATTTTTTGaacataatgacaaaaaaatctcatgtttaaataatattaaatgtgtgaaatgtacCTGGGGGGGCTGCCACTTCATCCTCAGTCCAGGCTGGAGCATTAACATAGTTATTATCTTCTTCTTCCAATCCTCTGAAAGATTAACATCAAAACAACATGTAGACACATAGAGCTACCACAAcatgtacataaatacatatagtaGATAATGTCTTACATGCAGACACTTAAACAGAATATGTTAAAGTACCAAGTTCCTCATGTGGATTCCTCTCTCATCCTGACCAGATGTTTGAAGTCCGCTGCAGTCTGTATGAGGGCTGTTAGGGGGGCGTCTGGTCGCTGTGATGCTCTACGCTGGACTTCTGCTTCGAGGTTGTGATTATCGTTTTCATCAATTCGGCAGCCAATAAGAACGTGTTGTTGTGAACAGGAAGTGTAGTGTTGGGCAATACTGCAGCGTTTCTTATGAAACATAAGCAGGGcagaattaaatttaaaatgtggcctaaaataaatgtgttaacCCAAATGTTTGATTATTTTGTGTCATCCAATCTCCCACAGTTGTCTCATTACTTTTCCTCTTCATAAAGTCCAACACCCAATCTGAACCCTCTCCTCTGTCTTGTCGAGCTTCTTCCCAGTTTTACGATCAGGAGGAGCGTCATGAAACACATAGCAGTTAGAGTCTCTGAGAAACCAGCCTTTCTGACAAGCTGTACACTGTCTCCCTGAAACAACAGAGACCAACCAGTCACAACATTTTGCattatgatattattattattggatcTAATTAATAGGATCTGAACATAACCTTTATCTTTGGGGCAGTAGGCATCAATGCTCCACTGAGCTCGACTGACGTTGAGTTTATTCCCAGTTTGTCTCCatcttgtatttgttttgttaagtgTTTCCTCTGGGTCTCCAGCTGCTGGTTTTGGGTCTCCGCTGCTGGTTTCGTGTCTCCAGGTTCTGGACGTCTGCATTCAGGTTGTGATCTTACTTTCTAAGACAGTTTAATAATCGATGACCTGACACAAAACTATactaacgagctggccccgctagtcgaccacactGAAATTTTGAAGAAGCAACAAGCAGTCAGTGTCATTCCCGTTAatctggattgattattatatgggGGCGGCTGTGCTCAGTGGTAGTGCGGTTGCCTGCCtcggttcgatccccgcccctgcagtcattgtcgaagtgtcctgggcaagacactgaaccccgatttgcccccggtgctgcgcatcgtagtgtgaatgtgtgtgaatgtttatctgatgagcaggtggcaccttgtacggcagcctcggccacagtgtatatgaatgtgtgggaatggtgaatgtatcctgtagatgtaaaagcgctttgagcattgttagactggaaaagcgctatataaatacagcacattacattAATACAATGGTGTCACGCTAGTCAACCGCGTATTTCTCATAATGTCCCTTCAAAATCgctcagaagagtaacgttagtcacagcgcttacctTGCTTTGGTGTTTATAAAGCATTAAATTTTCACcgcagtagtcgagaatgatttatttccaaatagagctatttgtgatttttccaaaaattactttttattttttcatatcgcaatatataaTCGCAGGGggaaaaatatcacaatgtcagatttttcaaatatcgtgcaggcctaatacAGTGCATGTGTATTTTCTCATCGGGCTTCTTTTTCATTTCTGATGTGGCAGTTCATCACTTATATCAAATATTTGTTTCAGAAAAAAACTGCTACTCTTATTCTTTAAGGTTTGTCCCATGTCTAAGTGTGAGTTCATGGACTGTCTGTTCAGTAAACTTACGGTGGTAGACGACGACTGCTATGATGACCGACAGCAGAATGACACAAAGAATCCCCAAACAACANNNNNNNNNNNNNNNNNNNNNNNNNNNNNNNNNNNNNNNNNNNNNNNNNNNNNNNNNNNNNNNNNNNNNNNNNNNNNNNNNNNNNNNNNNNNNNNNNNNNAAAACGTATAACGGGTATACTGGTTAAAATGACTGACTACCTAAGCTTCACTCATCATCACAAAAAGCTTAGCACAGAGGCTGAAAAGTACTACGTTTCCAGCAGTCTCGggggatgtgtgttttaaagttctGTTACAGAAACTACCCATGTTAACACGTTGAAGCGACATCAGAAACATAGGTGGttctgtaaaaacattttctataaataagatcagaagaggccctCCTGCACAAATGCACATATCGACTTGCTCCCAGGCACCTGGAGATGATGTGTTCCCCTGCATCTATTAAGCTTCATCTTGTGAAGAAATCCGTTATGTGTGTTAAAATGGCACAGCAGCAAAGCCTCTAAACCTCCACATCACCCCCATCACGCTCAGAAGCAGGCTGAACTAACGCACGTTTCCGCATGGGCAGCATGTCTTTGGGTTTTAAAGCTTCCTGTTAACCACCAACCCCACCTACTGCCTATCGCACCTTTGTGTAATTGAATGACACTAGCACCAAGATTAAACCAACATCACACATTTCAAAGGCTGGAAGACGGCGCTGAAAAGACGTTTCTGCCCAGATGGAGCATTGTCGTGTTttaaaagcttctgttaagaaacttaTCTGATCATTGCCTGTTACAAATGACCCCCCCCAGCCCCACTAAGATTTAaaacagtcccaaaaaaaactcagaagaggctgaaaaagacgatttccagcatggagatgtgtgttttaagcttctgtAACCCCCGACAAACTAATGTaaaaactgttgacacaatgacagaaaaagtCTATATTAAGCCTACACATAGCTCAGAGAGTCAGCTTTTTTGAAAACGGCACGTTTTCCAGATGGAGATGTCGTGTTTTAATAGCTTCTGTGATGTGTGTCCAATCTATTGTATCCTGCTTGAAAATCGACTAGCCCCAAGCTTAAACCTCACATATACAACAAGCTCCGAAGAGGATCCTGAACCAAGCCATCTTCGTTTGCTTTCCTTTAGCTATGgagatgttttgtgttttaaagttcTTGTTAATGAAACTCTGCCCCCCatggcatgtttttaaatggcaCCCCACCAGACCAAgcttaaaaaaactcaacactAAAAAAGTCAGCAGATCCGGTGAAATCAGTGACGTTTCCAGCAtgggatgtgtgtttaaagcttctgtgcAAGAACACTACTGTGAGGACTGTGTAAAATGACATACAAAGCTTCTCACCCAAAACACCAAAAGCTCAGCATAGGGCTGAAACGCACAGCTTTCCACGCATGCACGATGTGTGTTTATACGCTTCTGTTCAGCCAACACACTACTTGTAAACCTGTTAGAAATGACAGCCCCCAGCACGTCTTACTTAATCATCAGAACCCGGCTCCAGTGTACTTATTTAGAGGTCTGAAACAGCACCCCTTTTACTTGTCGTTGGCCCAGCTCTCATCTCCCTTTATTTTATTGTGGtgggtgtttttaaaaagctttgtGATTTGAAAGCTACCTCTGTAAAAAGTGTGTGAATGCAATATGATCAGTAATTGtccattgttgtttttccccAACATCACACACAAAGCCCCTCAGCCGAATGAAGGTGAAGAGCAGTTTTTTTCACCGCCATGGagaatgttgtttgttttcccgCTTTATTTTCCAAGCCTTTCTCTGGTGTACTATTTccaagaaacatttttttattttcgtaTGGACCTGTCCGACTAAATCCCTCATCATCACTTTGATGATTACGAGAACCAATCTTAAAACACTCTTCACAAAATATGTCACTCAATAGACTTGAGGCTGAACAGCACCGGTTTCCCCGCATGTAGTTATGTTGGTGCGTTTAAAAGTATCTGTTATAGAAACTAAATgttaaaactgttgaactgaCACCCTGAAAACAAGGTcttgttaaaacatcacaaataaGGTCGAGTCAAGCCTGCAAAAGCacgttccagcatggagatcGTGTGGTTTCAAGCTTCTGTGAAGAAACTCCCCTCCACTTGTATGCCTGTTAAATATGCGACAGTCACAAAGCCctataaaacatcacaaaaaagatcagaagggctccgaaaagcacgtttccagcatggagatgtgtagATGTTTTGAAAGCTTCTGTTCATTAGAATaatactgtatgcctgttaatAACTGATCAGCCCCACACCAGCGTAAAACATCACCAACACACTCGTAAGCGCGCTGAACAGATACGTTTCCAGCTGGGATTGTGGTTGGTGTTTTAAAAGCTTGGTTAAGAAATCCTACTGTTCATGCCTGGTTAAAATGACTTTAAGCCACCAATCTTATTTACCCACCTATTTGAGTACAACCAAAGTGTTATGGCAGAGGCTGAACACTGTGACGTTTCCCCCTCGCACCAATGGCCtatgtggtgtgttttgggaagcttctgttaagaataCCTActgtccccccccaccccccctgcCTGTTCAAacagcctccccccccccccccagcaccagCTCTTAACACATCACCAAACGGCCCCTTGTCAGAacagaggctgaaaagcatcaGTTgcccagcatggagatgtgtgtttttaaagcttcttgTCAAAGACAACCTACAGTCACTCGGCCTGTTTAACCTCCGCGATTTGTCTTGTCCGACCTGGCCAATATCTTACTTTTAAACCTCCGACCCATGATAACGCTCAGCCCCCAAATTTTTGCGGCTGACAAAGCACGTTTGACACGCTTTTTAGCTGTGATATGTTGTCTGTTTTCAAGCTTATCTGGTAACGACACTAATTTGTTGTGTATAAACTCCACCTTTTGTCTGCATTACACGAGTCATGCACCCACTATAGTTAAAATTCCAAAAAGCTTCAGAAGAGGGCTGTTACATACAAAGCTAACGATGTTTCGTACAGTCATGgagatgttgttttgtttttaaccagcGTCCTTTTTTGTTGGTCAGAACGAATGGAAACTAATGTTTACCCTACCTGTTGATAATTGCCGCTTTTTATAACAATTTGTGTTAACACACCCCCCCTCAAAACCGGCTGCCGAAGCCCCCCCCCCGAGCTGAACAAGCACGTTTTATGCATTTTGGAGAGTTGTGTCTTTATAAGATTCTGTTATAATAAATCTATTGTATTGCCCCTGTGTTAAATCCCTTTTGCCTCCAGCCTTCATCCCCCACAGCGTTTTGTCACACCCTACCCCCCCCATCACCCCAAAGCTCATTGAAGACTGGCTGAACAGCTACGTGTTTTCTCAGCcctggagatgtgtgtttttttagtatTCTGCGTAAGACCTAACATGTCGTATTATCTTGTCTCGAATATATTTGGTACCGAAACCACTCGGATAAAATCCTCAGTACCCACAAAGTcgcagaagaggctgaaagtaGCGTTTCCTAGCACCGGCACCGATTGTGTGTTCTTAAAGCTTCGTGCTTAATTGTCCTATTAGTCTACCGTTTACCCCCGTGCACTGAACCCATGACTTTTAGCAGCCCATAGCTTACCCAAACCTCAGCCTAAAAGCTGAAGAAGAGGCGTGCACAAGCACCGTTTCCGCAGGGagagtgtgttttaaagctttgttTAAGAAACTATCGTCTGCTTGCTTTTAACCCAAATGCCTTTTGGTACGTTCCCACCACAGCTGTTACAAAAATTtgcaccaaaagctcagaacgATTGTTTGTATATAGCATCGCTTGTTTCCAGGCAGGTTTGCACCGCTGTTCTCTGTGTTTAATAGCTTCTGTCTAAGAAAATATCGTATTATAACGGTTTCActtcttccctcccttcctagattctcccccccccacccccctttccCGTTTCTCCtacccccctttttttctttccctttttttcccccccttctttttcttttccttttttccctctttttcctctcccctcttttttttctcactcccccttcctttcctctttccccccttctttttttccttccgaATGATCGAAACAAGTGTGTGTTTAAAACCCTCCACAACAAACCCTTAAAGTTCATTGTATTGTAACGAGGCTGATAACGAGTCATTTCGCCATGGCTTGCTTTGTGGTTGGGGTTTGACAGCTTTATGTAAGTTTTAATATCTTACATTATTTGCCTGTTAAATATCCTTGACAGACACAAGCCCCCTTTAATATAACTTTGTCCACAAATCTCAGTAATTTTACGCTGATAAAGCACGTCTTCTCAAGCACCTCATCTCGGCCGCGAGATGATGCTGTTTTTATCAAGATCGCAGTGTTAAGAAAACCCCCTACACCTGCTtaaaattttgtgtttttcttgaaaTTTTGACGTTTGATTCTCACTCACAAAGGTCCTCTTTTAATCACAACCCACCACCCTGCCCCCACGAAAGTCGTCAGAAAGCGGCTTTGGACTTGATCAAAGCACGTGTTCTTCCTATGCCCTGAGTACTCTGGTGGGG
The Etheostoma spectabile isolate EspeVRDwgs_2016 chromosome 6, UIUC_Espe_1.0, whole genome shotgun sequence genome window above contains:
- the LOC116690869 gene encoding uncharacterized protein LOC116690869, with amino-acid sequence MQTSRTWRHETSSGDPKPAAGDPEETLNKTNTRWRQTGNKLNVSRAQWSIDAYCPKDKGRQCTACQKGWFLRDSNCYVFHDAPPDRKTGKKLDKTEERVQIGGLEEEDNNYVNAPAWTEDEVAAPPDQRSLFFSRSSPLIAVCWLILLVIMGLRIYFGTVLESKITNLTADVQNLTTRNQQLETQNQQLETQRNNLTEQIQDLETNWNKLNLSRAQWSIDAYCPKDKGRQCAACQNGWFLYMSNCYVYNNAAPPDQKTWEEARQDCRGKGSDLFVGNSQEDQVALNYYSKGSSGTAGYWFGLRAEGGRWKWIDGRNLTESYWTPQPPPPPATDSQCVMSVQKYKWKSVSCDEKKQWICVMKALKAVSQSTHFP